A DNA window from Undibacterium sp. YM2 contains the following coding sequences:
- a CDS encoding DUF1737 domain-containing protein yields the protein MKLYRYLTGPDDKNFCLRVTAALNQGWTLYGGPTLSFNGQQTIAGQAIIKEVDGEFSQDMDLSSL from the coding sequence ATGAAACTCTACCGTTACCTGACCGGCCCGGACGACAAGAACTTTTGCCTGCGTGTCACAGCGGCCCTGAACCAGGGCTGGACCCTGTATGGCGGCCCTACGCTGAGTTTTAATGGTCAGCAAACCATCGCCGGGCAAGCCATCATCAAGGAAGTGGATGGTGAATTTTCACAAGATATGGACCTGTCCAGCCTCTAG
- a CDS encoding carboxymuconolactone decarboxylase family protein, with the protein MSRINLVTKETANAEQLALLEAIQTKLGMVPNFLKAFANSPAALRAFLGLHGIAGEGSLDSQTRERIALAVAQKNSCEYCVSAHTAIGRGTGLNNEEMAANRAGSSQDAKAAVAVKFARSLVEHAGEVSTTEILEMRDHGYGDADIIEVITHVGMNILTNILGKATRLEIDFPKVSL; encoded by the coding sequence ATGAGCCGCATCAATCTCGTCACCAAAGAAACTGCCAATGCTGAACAACTGGCCCTGCTGGAAGCGATACAAACAAAACTGGGCATGGTTCCGAATTTTTTGAAAGCCTTTGCCAATTCCCCTGCTGCCTTGCGCGCCTTTCTGGGCTTGCATGGCATTGCCGGTGAAGGCAGCCTGGACTCGCAAACCCGCGAGCGTATTGCCCTGGCAGTCGCGCAAAAAAATTCCTGTGAATATTGCGTCTCTGCCCATACTGCCATAGGCCGTGGCACTGGCCTGAACAATGAAGAAATGGCTGCCAACCGTGCAGGCAGCAGCCAGGACGCGAAAGCCGCGGTTGCCGTGAAATTTGCCCGCTCACTGGTCGAACATGCAGGTGAAGTGAGCACGACAGAAATTCTGGAAATGCGCGACCACGGTTACGGCGATGCCGACATTATCGAAGTCATCACCCATGTCGGCATGAATATCCTGACGAATATCCTGGGCAAGGCCACTCGTCTGGAAATCGACTTCCCTAAAGTCAGCCTCTAA
- a CDS encoding GFA family protein — MQTISGQCSCGKIAYHYPAPALQIVACHCGLCRRMTGAALSSYVVVKEAELVFTQGQELLKSYTVTSRTQRHFCTDCGTPLYNSNQETYAGLSMLYLGTVNQHESLSPRMDIYCENKLPWLSTADSSRHFEQTPRKP; from the coding sequence ATGCAAACCATCAGCGGCCAATGCAGTTGCGGAAAAATTGCCTATCACTACCCGGCCCCCGCATTGCAAATCGTGGCCTGCCATTGCGGCCTGTGCCGCCGTATGACGGGCGCAGCATTATCATCTTATGTCGTCGTCAAGGAAGCTGAACTGGTATTCACCCAGGGTCAGGAACTGCTGAAAAGCTATACCGTCACATCGCGTACCCAGCGCCATTTTTGTACTGACTGCGGCACGCCGCTGTATAACTCGAATCAGGAAACTTATGCAGGCTTGAGTATGCTGTATCTGGGCACAGTCAATCAGCATGAAAGCCTGTCACCGCGCATGGATATTTATTGTGAGAATAAACTGCCTTGGCTGAGCACAGCGGATAGTAGCCGGCATTTTGAGCAGACACCGCGCAAACCCTGA
- a CDS encoding CPBP family intramembrane glutamic endopeptidase: MNQKHENFPTALEAFFLIVFLLGAEVLLNMLVHDSMFFTGVSMEEVDGVIMVLANAILFTAVLHYKGMSYSELFHSAAAVTPARLCLIMVPVMLLIPGLELSLSFIGGMLEEWQPVPAGQQRIFDEMMSNGVHSIIIACLVAPVLEEMLFRGLVLRSFLQQYSRKLAFLASALLFGMAHMNIYQFLCASLLGLVCAWLYDKTRSLWPGIALHAGSNGVALYAYRWTAARGISGSWHPSTALCITALVSTSIGIYLLRRMLVVKDLG; this comes from the coding sequence ATGAATCAAAAACATGAGAATTTTCCGACTGCCCTGGAAGCCTTCTTCCTGATCGTTTTCTTGCTCGGAGCCGAGGTCTTGCTGAATATGCTGGTACACGACAGCATGTTCTTCACGGGTGTCAGCATGGAAGAAGTCGATGGTGTCATTATGGTATTGGCGAATGCCATACTGTTTACGGCGGTGCTGCATTACAAGGGCATGAGCTATAGCGAGCTATTCCATTCCGCCGCAGCGGTCACGCCTGCCCGTCTCTGCCTGATCATGGTGCCGGTCATGCTGTTGATACCGGGGCTGGAATTGTCATTGAGTTTCATCGGCGGCATGCTGGAGGAATGGCAACCTGTGCCAGCTGGCCAGCAAAGAATATTCGATGAGATGATGAGCAATGGTGTGCATTCCATCATCATTGCCTGCCTGGTTGCGCCTGTGCTGGAAGAAATGCTGTTCCGTGGCCTGGTCTTGCGCAGTTTTTTGCAGCAATATTCGCGCAAGCTGGCTTTTCTGGCTTCAGCGCTGCTGTTTGGCATGGCCCACATGAATATCTATCAATTCCTGTGTGCTTCGCTGCTGGGCCTGGTCTGTGCCTGGCTGTATGATAAGACGCGCTCCTTGTGGCCGGGCATCGCTTTGCATGCGGGTTCGAATGGTGTCGCCCTCTATGCCTACAGATGGACAGCGGCGCGCGGCATCAGCGGCAGCTGGCATCCATCGACAGCACTTTGTATTACGGCCCTGGTTTCCACCAGCATAGGTATTTATCTGTTAAGGCGCATGCTGGTGGTGAAAGACCTGGGCTAG
- a CDS encoding DUF342 domain-containing protein, translated as MTKRTTTATKKPVLAALDLPAPVQTTRLKRKQFASTGDVHIQGDAVITTQFIVGGDCLIDGDLEAEEVFCLGKLTVTGDIRVQSLYVGHALDAGGNIDVEYLIKTGCSADWMARMLELDQRKPAADGSSYMDILVHPAILKRYDHHDAFGGFGDIQALGYVACADLDCHGNVQLDDVLEVGEIQFVGGHLSAAAIHVAGDCNCQGELFSETDIQVEGALFAANLICQGNLDVASIHSQGDISTWGYLRATGEVSSLRGEIHSGRWIATKGSVYAAKYIKSGESLVAEKGISCGADYGILAATSLPRSRWATHGFVSAASKPRLLLSGQFVEGKKLKHIDALEKKRETELDWEVPRRLKREMQPV; from the coding sequence ATGACCAAGCGCACTACTACTGCAACAAAGAAGCCAGTCCTGGCTGCTCTGGACTTGCCTGCCCCGGTACAAACCACACGTTTGAAACGCAAGCAATTTGCCAGCACTGGTGACGTGCATATCCAGGGTGATGCCGTGATCACCACCCAGTTCATCGTTGGCGGTGATTGCCTGATTGATGGCGATTTAGAGGCAGAAGAGGTGTTTTGCCTCGGCAAGCTGACGGTCACGGGTGATATCCGCGTGCAATCCCTGTATGTGGGCCATGCGCTGGATGCCGGTGGCAATATCGATGTTGAATACCTCATCAAAACCGGTTGCAGCGCCGACTGGATGGCACGCATGCTGGAACTCGACCAGCGCAAACCAGCCGCCGATGGCAGCAGCTATATGGACATTCTGGTGCACCCTGCCATCTTGAAGCGCTATGACCATCATGATGCCTTTGGCGGTTTTGGCGATATCCAGGCGCTCGGTTATGTCGCCTGTGCCGACCTCGATTGCCACGGCAATGTACAGCTGGATGACGTGCTGGAAGTTGGTGAAATCCAGTTTGTTGGCGGCCATTTGTCGGCAGCAGCCATCCACGTTGCTGGCGATTGCAATTGCCAGGGTGAGTTGTTCAGTGAAACCGATATCCAGGTTGAGGGTGCCTTGTTTGCGGCGAATCTGATCTGCCAGGGCAACCTTGATGTGGCCAGCATCCACAGCCAGGGCGATATCAGTACCTGGGGTTATCTGCGCGCCACTGGCGAAGTCAGCAGCCTGCGCGGTGAAATCCATAGTGGCCGCTGGATCGCCACCAAGGGCAGCGTCTATGCCGCCAAATACATCAAGTCTGGCGAATCCCTGGTTGCTGAAAAAGGTATCAGTTGCGGTGCCGATTATGGCATCCTGGCTGCCACCAGCCTGCCGCGCTCACGCTGGGCCACGCACGGTTTCGTCTCTGCTGCCAGCAAACCGCGCCTGCTGTTATCCGGCCAGTTTGTCGAAGGCAAAAAACTCAAGCATATCGATGCGCTGGAAAAAAAGCGTGAAACCGAACTCGACTGGGAAGTACCACGCCGTCTGAAGCGTGAAATGCAGCCAGTCTGA
- a CDS encoding EAL domain-containing protein, with protein MYTRLFLPLFFLIIAVSALRYYLMINSEVADARQRIATELRHSSHFLIPALSSLSERSDTESIRQLLAQEVESSPVLWRITWQYKQGQVQKQIQGQDQIAPAASSPAWFNRLLSLHAESMAREVRLANGDIGTLSLETSIASENSHIWQKVMSQGKISLAIIFTIYFLLGLILRSNVNTLRRLADATDKFKKGQHSIRMSVTGTAEARALATTFNGMANEVQTLLTTLQRSQRANSEQLHFTWQLLHALPIPIFFQDQYGICQRINRAWEELFALNAADVVGRPMPVLALGNDAAPSLQNEHGKLVREIQIQAAGQILDVIYYQASFTNVDGEATGSIGALIDISERNQAQATLAAANERVETTLASIGDAVISTDVDGRILMLNKVAQQICGWNRKEAQAHELADVFALSDVQQRDKLREFLQQICQSSEILQANNQLLTARSGQQFEVDYTAAPIRQRDGTVTGCVLVFRDVSEKRQLMQQLNWQAGHDILTGLENRAALAERFSTAIQTAHDQETWLAVCLLDLDHFQAINESHGQEFANKLLQQVARRLEDNAGSEHHVARLGGDEFVVLLQNQRDIAGVELNLALLLAVLAQPYEIEQQGISLSASIGVAIYPRDDVNADTLLRCADQAMYQAKLNGRNQFHLFDAEQDQQLRTHHNQRARVRQALQQGEMRLYFQPKVNMRQGRIIGMEALLRWQHPEQGIVGPLNFLPLIEHTDLIIDVGDFVLQQAMEQLRAWTHQHVDWVISVNIAARHFQCKDFVERLRAVLAAFPDVAPERLEIEILESAAIKDIQHVREVMLACQQIGVSFALDDFGTGYSSLSYLKRLPADTLKIDQSFVRDMLEDKDDLAVISAVIGLARAFNRGVIAEGVESAEHGVALMRLGCELAQGYGVARPMPAGQVEAWADSYVAPLIWGHGKGLEWEGA; from the coding sequence GTGTATACCCGTTTATTCCTGCCCCTTTTTTTCCTGATCATCGCCGTCAGCGCCCTGCGCTACTACCTGATGATCAACAGCGAAGTCGCCGATGCCAGACAAAGAATAGCGACAGAACTGAGGCATAGCAGCCACTTCCTGATCCCTGCACTGAGCAGCTTGTCTGAACGTAGCGATACTGAGTCCATACGCCAGCTCCTGGCACAGGAAGTAGAATCCAGCCCGGTACTGTGGCGTATCACCTGGCAATATAAACAAGGGCAGGTACAGAAACAAATTCAGGGCCAGGACCAGATCGCACCTGCGGCAAGCTCACCAGCCTGGTTTAACCGCCTGTTGTCCCTGCATGCAGAAAGCATGGCCCGGGAAGTCAGACTGGCAAATGGCGACATCGGTACGCTGAGCCTGGAAACCAGCATCGCCAGTGAAAATAGCCACATCTGGCAAAAAGTCATGAGCCAGGGCAAGATTTCACTGGCCATTATTTTCACTATATATTTTTTGCTGGGCCTGATCCTGCGCTCGAATGTCAACACCCTGCGCAGGCTGGCAGATGCTACGGACAAATTCAAGAAAGGCCAGCATTCGATACGCATGTCGGTCACCGGCACGGCAGAAGCGCGTGCACTGGCAACCACCTTCAATGGCATGGCCAACGAGGTACAGACCCTGCTCACGACCCTGCAACGCAGCCAGCGCGCCAATAGCGAGCAATTGCATTTCACCTGGCAATTGCTGCATGCCTTGCCCATACCTATATTTTTTCAGGACCAGTACGGTATCTGTCAGCGCATCAACCGCGCCTGGGAAGAATTGTTTGCCCTGAATGCTGCCGATGTCGTGGGCCGCCCCATGCCTGTGCTGGCACTGGGCAATGACGCCGCGCCATCCCTGCAAAATGAACATGGCAAGCTGGTCAGGGAAATCCAGATACAGGCTGCCGGTCAGATACTGGATGTAATTTATTACCAGGCCAGTTTCACCAATGTTGATGGCGAAGCCACAGGCAGCATAGGTGCCCTGATCGACATCAGTGAACGCAACCAGGCACAGGCCACGCTGGCGGCGGCAAATGAAAGAGTGGAAACTACCCTGGCATCTATCGGTGACGCCGTCATCAGTACGGATGTCGATGGACGCATACTGATGCTGAACAAGGTTGCGCAGCAAATTTGTGGGTGGAACCGCAAGGAAGCACAGGCGCATGAACTGGCCGATGTGTTTGCTTTAAGCGATGTACAGCAGCGCGACAAGCTGAGAGAATTTTTGCAGCAGATTTGCCAGAGCAGCGAAATCCTGCAAGCGAATAATCAATTGTTGACCGCACGCAGCGGTCAGCAGTTTGAAGTTGATTACACGGCAGCGCCGATCAGGCAAAGAGACGGCACGGTCACAGGCTGTGTGCTGGTATTCCGCGATGTCAGTGAAAAACGCCAGTTGATGCAACAACTGAACTGGCAGGCAGGGCACGATATCCTGACCGGCCTGGAAAACCGTGCGGCGCTGGCAGAACGCTTCAGCACGGCGATACAAACTGCCCACGACCAGGAAACCTGGCTGGCAGTTTGCCTGCTCGACCTTGACCACTTCCAGGCCATCAATGAAAGCCATGGCCAGGAATTTGCCAACAAATTATTGCAGCAGGTCGCACGCCGCCTGGAAGACAATGCAGGCAGCGAACATCATGTGGCCCGCCTGGGTGGTGACGAGTTTGTCGTACTGCTGCAAAACCAGCGTGACATCGCTGGTGTGGAACTGAACCTGGCATTATTGCTGGCAGTACTGGCGCAACCTTACGAAATAGAACAGCAAGGCATCAGCCTGTCGGCCAGTATAGGCGTGGCAATTTATCCGCGTGATGATGTGAATGCCGATACCCTGTTGCGTTGTGCCGACCAGGCCATGTACCAGGCCAAGCTGAACGGACGCAATCAATTTCATTTATTCGACGCCGAGCAAGACCAGCAATTGCGCACCCACCACAACCAGCGCGCCCGCGTGCGCCAGGCTTTGCAACAAGGCGAGATGCGCTTGTATTTCCAGCCCAAGGTGAATATGCGCCAGGGCCGCATCATCGGCATGGAAGCGCTGTTGCGCTGGCAACATCCTGAGCAGGGCATCGTTGGGCCTTTGAATTTCTTGCCGCTGATAGAACATACTGACCTGATCATCGATGTTGGTGATTTTGTCTTGCAACAGGCCATGGAGCAATTGCGCGCATGGACACATCAGCATGTGGACTGGGTCATCAGCGTGAATATCGCGGCGCGCCATTTCCAGTGCAAGGATTTTGTCGAGCGCCTGCGTGCGGTGCTGGCAGCCTTTCCGGATGTCGCCCCAGAACGCCTGGAAATAGAAATACTCGAATCCGCCGCCATCAAGGATATACAGCATGTACGCGAAGTCATGCTGGCCTGTCAGCAAATCGGCGTCAGCTTTGCACTTGATGATTTTGGCACCGGTTATTCTTCGCTGTCTTACCTGAAACGCCTGCCCGCCGATACCCTGAAAATCGACCAGAGTTTTGTCCGTGATATGCTGGAAGACAAGGACGACCTGGCCGTCATCAGCGCCGTCATCGGCCTGGCACGCGCCTTTAACCGTGGCGTGATTGCAGAAGGTGTGGAAAGTGCCGAACATGGTGTAGCCCTCATGCGCCTGGGTTGCGAACTGGCACAAGGTTACGGCGTCGCTCGCCCCATGCCAGCGGGCCAGGTCGAGGCCTGGGCCGACAGCTATGTCGCCCCGCTGATCTGGGGACATGGCAAGGGCCTGGAGTGGGAAGGTGCCTGA
- a CDS encoding S46 family peptidase encodes MFKTLALPLALAGVVSSAYADEGQWQPYQLPQLKSELKRIGINVPAEKLADLQKHPMSAMVSLGGCSASFVSNTGLVVTNHHCAYGAVQRNSTAEKNYIANGFLAKTLADELPAGPDARMYITEKVENVTEQINKGLTAAMSGRARAEHVENRIKALIAECEQDKAYRCSVPSFHRGLEYYRIRQIMIRDVRLVYAPSDKIGNFGGEVDNFEWPRHTGDYAFLRAYVGRDGRPADLSADNVPYQSKDFLVVSAQGLKNGDPILLAGYPGRTSRYKLPAEIRYARDVSYPAKVTETKADLAVIAAATSGNAGASVRYASVAKGLNNGLKKTEGLLEGFARKDIAAIKDGQDAEFRRWYAQHGSDKNLLKELDTVIAADMAMSEEEFAWSVASTSEMLKSARTLYRLAVESTKPDAERQPGYQQRDMNIIAGKLSRLEQSYLQNVDQARFTAALQRYSKLPAASHPKGLDVLLPTPESVASLYQQSGLGETSKRLAWMGKDRKAFEQSDDAFVRLAVKLHDTAMSLEERRKELDGNLERIIPQYMQAVIEWKKSQGKPVYPDANSTLRVTYGTVAPYSPRDGVIKGPFTTVEGIVEKHTGKAPFNMQENLLTAVKEKRYGVFKDNVLQTVPVNFLSSADTTGGNSGSAVLNKNGELVGLNFDSTYESITKDWYFDTAITRAIHVDIRYMLWVMKEVDHADNLLKEMTIRYPAK; translated from the coding sequence TTGTTTAAAACCCTTGCTCTTCCGCTGGCCCTGGCTGGTGTTGTTTCCTCTGCTTATGCTGACGAAGGTCAGTGGCAACCCTACCAGTTGCCACAACTAAAATCTGAACTGAAGCGCATAGGCATCAATGTGCCTGCAGAAAAACTGGCGGATTTGCAAAAACACCCGATGTCAGCGATGGTATCGCTCGGCGGTTGCTCGGCTTCTTTTGTATCGAACACTGGCCTGGTGGTAACCAATCATCATTGCGCTTATGGTGCCGTACAAAGAAATTCGACAGCAGAAAAAAATTATATTGCAAATGGTTTTCTGGCCAAGACACTGGCAGATGAATTGCCCGCAGGCCCCGATGCGCGCATGTATATCACTGAAAAAGTCGAAAATGTCACTGAGCAGATCAACAAGGGGCTGACCGCCGCCATGTCTGGCCGCGCCAGGGCTGAGCATGTGGAAAACCGTATCAAGGCGCTGATTGCTGAATGTGAGCAAGACAAGGCTTACCGTTGCTCGGTACCGAGTTTCCATCGTGGTCTTGAGTATTACCGCATACGCCAGATCATGATACGTGACGTGCGCCTAGTGTATGCACCCTCAGACAAGATAGGCAATTTTGGTGGCGAGGTCGATAATTTTGAATGGCCGCGTCATACCGGTGACTACGCCTTCCTGCGCGCCTATGTAGGCAGGGATGGCCGCCCTGCCGACCTGTCTGCCGACAATGTGCCGTATCAGTCTAAAGATTTTCTCGTCGTATCTGCCCAGGGCTTGAAGAATGGTGACCCTATCTTGCTGGCAGGTTACCCGGGCCGCACCAGCCGCTACAAATTACCAGCAGAAATACGCTATGCCCGTGATGTCAGCTACCCTGCCAAAGTGACAGAAACCAAAGCTGATCTCGCCGTCATTGCCGCTGCAACTTCAGGCAATGCTGGTGCCAGTGTACGTTATGCCAGCGTAGCCAAAGGCCTCAATAATGGTTTGAAGAAAACAGAGGGTTTGCTGGAAGGTTTTGCACGCAAGGACATCGCTGCCATCAAGGATGGCCAGGATGCAGAATTCCGCCGCTGGTATGCACAGCATGGTAGCGACAAGAATTTGTTGAAAGAGCTTGATACCGTCATCGCTGCCGACATGGCGATGTCAGAAGAAGAATTTGCCTGGTCGGTTGCCAGCACCAGTGAAATGCTGAAGAGTGCACGCACCCTGTATCGTCTCGCGGTGGAAAGCACAAAACCGGATGCAGAACGCCAGCCCGGTTACCAGCAGCGCGACATGAATATCATCGCTGGCAAACTCAGCCGCCTGGAACAATCCTATCTGCAAAATGTCGATCAGGCCAGGTTCACTGCAGCGCTGCAAAGATATAGTAAATTGCCAGCAGCATCCCATCCAAAGGGTCTGGATGTATTGTTGCCGACACCAGAAAGCGTCGCCAGCCTGTATCAGCAAAGCGGCCTGGGTGAAACCTCCAAACGCCTGGCCTGGATGGGCAAGGACCGCAAGGCTTTTGAACAATCCGACGATGCTTTCGTACGCCTGGCCGTGAAACTGCATGACACTGCCATGTCACTCGAAGAGCGCCGCAAAGAACTGGATGGCAATCTGGAACGTATCATTCCACAATACATGCAGGCAGTCATAGAATGGAAAAAATCCCAGGGCAAGCCAGTTTATCCTGATGCCAATTCCACCCTGCGCGTGACCTACGGCACAGTCGCACCTTACTCACCGCGTGACGGCGTCATCAAAGGCCCGTTCACGACAGTCGAAGGCATAGTAGAAAAACACACGGGCAAAGCACCCTTCAATATGCAGGAAAATTTATTGACTGCCGTGAAGGAAAAACGTTACGGCGTATTCAAGGACAATGTCCTGCAAACCGTGCCTGTCAATTTCCTGTCCAGTGCTGATACAACCGGTGGCAATTCTGGCTCTGCTGTCTTGAATAAAAATGGTGAACTGGTGGGTTTGAATTTCGATTCGACCTATGAATCGATTACCAAGGACTGGTACTTCGACACCGCCATTACCCGTGCCATCCATGTCGACATCCGTTACATGTTATGGGTCATGAAAGAAGTTGACCATGCTGACAATCTGTTGAAGGAAATGACGATCAGGTATCCGGCGAAATAA
- a CDS encoding SRPBCC family protein — translation MKFEHLVEINDLGNPAVEVISREQLWRGLVLRAEMPRLFVSYLDDASIMDRNEASMTRTLKYGTLEITDHVSLVHLEHVHYDVAAQKDIPQSSLRMSIEEPQPDALFVRFAYDSGNAEAEDAEAKMYNEYRKSAYQEADVETVRIIRELAESGRLDALPS, via the coding sequence ATGAAATTTGAACATTTAGTCGAAATCAATGACCTCGGCAATCCCGCCGTCGAGGTCATCAGCCGCGAACAATTATGGCGTGGCCTGGTCTTGCGGGCAGAAATGCCAAGGTTGTTTGTCTCTTATCTCGATGACGCCAGCATCATGGACCGCAATGAAGCCAGCATGACGCGTACCCTGAAATATGGTACGCTGGAAATCACCGACCACGTCAGCCTCGTCCATCTTGAGCATGTGCATTATGATGTCGCGGCGCAAAAAGACATCCCGCAATCTTCATTACGCATGAGCATAGAAGAACCACAGCCAGATGCGCTGTTTGTCCGTTTCGCCTATGACAGTGGCAATGCTGAAGCAGAAGATGCTGAAGCGAAAATGTATAACGAATACCGCAAATCGGCCTATCAGGAAGCTGACGTCGAAACTGTACGGATCATCCGCGAACTGGCAGAAAGCGGACGGCTGGATGCCCTGCCGTCCTGA
- a CDS encoding response regulator — MARVLIIEDNPVNMKLAAFLLQNAGHEVLQAVDAEAGLQIARIELPDLILMDMQLPGIDGMTATRQLKAAAATAHIKIVALTAFAMSGDEDRFRAAGCDAYMAKPIRYQAFLSLVDSILKT, encoded by the coding sequence ATGGCGCGTGTACTGATCATTGAAGATAACCCGGTCAATATGAAGCTGGCGGCATTCCTGTTGCAGAATGCCGGTCATGAAGTGCTACAGGCGGTGGATGCCGAAGCCGGTTTGCAAATTGCCAGAATAGAACTGCCCGACCTGATACTGATGGACATGCAATTGCCAGGCATAGACGGGATGACTGCCACCCGGCAGCTCAAGGCTGCCGCAGCGACTGCCCATATCAAGATAGTCGCACTGACTGCCTTTGCCATGAGCGGTGATGAAGACCGCTTCCGCGCCGCCGGATGTGATGCCTATATGGCAAAACCTATACGCTACCAGGCATTTTTATCTCTGGTTGATTCCATACTCAAGACCTGA